The segment TCGGGGCGACGCGGGAGCGCACGAGGGCTTCGCGGACCTTGAGGCGCAAGAGCGCGCGCTGGCCTTGTTCGCTGCGGTGCTTGATCGGGCTGAGCAACGCGGGATCGGCGCGGCCGAGCCGGGCGAGCATGCGGGCGTCCTCGGCGTC is part of the Opitutia bacterium genome and harbors:
- a CDS encoding IS110 family transposase; translation: DAEDARMLARLGRADPALLSPIKHRSEQGQRALLRLKVREALVRSRVAPTSASTGAPRISRRLTNERATTRHSLARY